From a region of the Enterobacter cancerogenus genome:
- a CDS encoding ABC transporter permease produces MTHLFWVALKSIWAKEINRFMRIWVQTLVPPVITMTLYFIIFGNLIGSRIGEMHGFSYMQFIVPGLIMMAVITNAYANVASSFFSAKFQRNIEELLVAPVPTHVIIAGYVGGGVARGLCVGILVTAISLFFVPFQVHSWLFVALTLLLTAILFSLAGLLNAVFAKTFDDISLIPTFVLTPLTYLGGVFYSLTLLPPFWQALSHLNPIVYMISGFRFGFLGISDVPLFTTVAVLAVFIVAFYVLCWYLIQRGRGLRS; encoded by the coding sequence ATGACGCATCTTTTCTGGGTCGCGCTGAAAAGCATCTGGGCGAAAGAGATTAACCGCTTTATGCGCATCTGGGTGCAAACCCTGGTGCCGCCGGTGATCACCATGACGCTCTACTTCATCATTTTCGGCAACCTGATCGGCTCCCGGATCGGTGAAATGCACGGCTTTAGCTATATGCAGTTTATCGTGCCGGGCTTAATCATGATGGCGGTGATCACCAACGCCTACGCTAACGTGGCGTCGTCGTTCTTTAGCGCCAAGTTTCAGCGCAACATTGAAGAACTGCTGGTGGCACCGGTGCCCACGCACGTGATCATCGCCGGTTACGTGGGCGGCGGTGTGGCGCGTGGCCTTTGCGTGGGTATTCTGGTCACTGCGATTTCGCTGTTCTTCGTGCCGTTCCAGGTGCACTCCTGGCTGTTTGTGGCGCTGACGCTGCTGCTGACGGCGATCCTGTTCTCGCTGGCCGGGTTGCTGAACGCCGTTTTCGCCAAAACCTTTGACGACATCAGCCTGATCCCGACCTTCGTTCTGACGCCGCTGACCTACCTCGGCGGGGTGTTTTACTCGCTGACGCTGCTGCCGCCGTTCTGGCAGGCGCTGTCTCACCTCAACCCGATCGTCTACATGATCAGCGGCTTCCGCTTTGGCTTCCTTGGCATCTCCGACGTGCCGCTGTTTACGACGGTGGCGGTGCTGGCGGTCTTTATCGTCGCGTTTTACGTGCTCTGCTGGTATCTGATCCAACGCGGGCGCGGCCTTCGCAGCTAA
- a CDS encoding polysaccharide deacetylase family protein, whose translation MFTRLLALLLLIVSGVCSASLLSQQRVPAQYMQTTEDAAIWAQVGNDVINVGNVRAGQILAVVPTAADYYEFRFGFGTGFIDKEHLEPVQGKQRVEDSLGDLNKPLSNQNLVTWKDTPVYNAPSSGSAPFGTLSSNLRYPILSKLKDRLNQTWFQIRIGNRLAWVSSLDAQEDNGIPVLTYHHILRDEENTRFRHTSTTTSVRAFSNQMTWLRDQGYTTLTMYQLEGYVRNKINLPAKAVAITFDDGLKSVSRYAWPILKAYGFKATAFVISSRIKRHPQKWDPKSLQFMSVSELKAIQDVFDIQSHTHFLHRVDGYKHPILLSRSYHVILFDFERSRRALTQFNPHVLYLSYPFGGYDNKAIKAANDAGFHLAVTTVKGKVKPGDNPFLLKRLYILRTDSLETMSRLVSNQPQG comes from the coding sequence ATGTTTACGCGTCTTCTAGCCTTGCTGTTATTAATCGTCTCCGGCGTCTGTTCCGCCAGTTTATTAAGCCAACAACGCGTGCCTGCGCAGTATATGCAAACCACCGAAGATGCGGCGATTTGGGCGCAGGTGGGTAATGACGTGATTAACGTGGGCAATGTGCGCGCCGGGCAAATTCTGGCCGTGGTGCCTACGGCGGCTGATTACTACGAGTTTCGCTTCGGGTTTGGGACGGGCTTTATCGACAAAGAGCACCTGGAGCCGGTGCAGGGCAAGCAGCGCGTCGAAGACAGCCTGGGCGATCTGAATAAACCGTTGAGCAATCAAAACCTCGTAACCTGGAAGGACACCCCGGTCTATAACGCGCCCAGCAGCGGCAGCGCGCCATTCGGTACCCTGAGCAGTAACCTTCGCTACCCGATCCTCAGCAAACTCAAGGATCGCCTCAACCAGACCTGGTTTCAGATCCGCATCGGTAACCGTCTGGCATGGGTAAGCAGCCTGGATGCGCAGGAAGACAACGGCATTCCTGTGCTGACGTACCACCATATTCTGCGCGACGAAGAGAACACGCGGTTTCGTCACACCTCAACGACCACCAGCGTGCGTGCCTTCAGTAACCAGATGACCTGGTTGCGCGATCAGGGCTATACCACCCTCACGATGTACCAGCTTGAAGGGTATGTGCGTAACAAAATCAATCTGCCGGCCAAAGCGGTGGCGATCACCTTTGACGATGGCCTGAAATCGGTGAGCCGCTATGCCTGGCCGATCCTCAAGGCATACGGGTTTAAGGCGACGGCGTTTGTTATCTCTTCCCGGATAAAAAGACATCCGCAGAAATGGGACCCAAAATCGCTGCAGTTTATGAGCGTGTCAGAGCTGAAGGCTATTCAGGACGTGTTTGATATCCAGTCCCACACCCATTTCCTGCATCGGGTTGATGGTTACAAACACCCGATCCTGCTGAGCCGTTCTTACCACGTGATCCTGTTTGATTTTGAGCGTTCCCGACGGGCGCTGACGCAGTTCAATCCGCATGTTTTGTATCTCTCCTATCCCTTTGGCGGCTACGACAATAAAGCGATAAAGGCCGCGAATGACGCCGGTTTTCACCTGGCGGTGACGACGGTAAAAGGAAAGGTGAAGCCGGGGGATAATCCATTCTTGCTTAAACGTTTGTATATCTTAAGAACGGATTCGCTGGAGACGATGTCGCGGCTGGTCAGCAACCAGCCGCAGGGGTAA
- a CDS encoding ABC transporter ATP-binding protein produces the protein MAIALELEQLKKTYPGGVQALRGIDLKVEAGDFYALLGPNGAGKSTTIGIISSLVNKTSGRVSVFGYDLQKDVVNAKRQLGLVPQEFNFNPFETVQQIVVNQAGYYGVERKEAVERGEKYLKQLDLWEKRNERARMLSGGMKRRLMIARALMHEPKLLILDEPTAGVDIELRRSMWGFLKDLNDKGTTIILTTHYLEEAEMLCRNIGIIQHGELVENTSMKNLLSKLKSETFILDLAAKSPLPKLEGYNYRLVDTSTLEVEVLREQGVNSVFAQLSAQGVQVLSMRNKANRLEELFVSLVHEKQGDKA, from the coding sequence ATGGCGATTGCACTTGAGCTTGAACAGCTTAAAAAAACCTATCCGGGCGGCGTTCAGGCGCTACGCGGGATAGACCTTAAAGTAGAGGCGGGAGACTTCTACGCACTTCTGGGGCCAAACGGCGCGGGGAAATCCACCACCATCGGCATTATCAGCTCGCTGGTGAACAAGACCTCTGGGCGGGTGAGCGTGTTTGGCTACGACCTGCAAAAAGATGTGGTCAACGCCAAGCGTCAGCTGGGGCTGGTGCCGCAGGAGTTTAACTTTAACCCGTTTGAGACGGTGCAGCAGATCGTGGTTAACCAGGCGGGCTACTACGGCGTGGAGCGTAAAGAGGCCGTTGAGCGCGGGGAAAAGTACCTCAAACAGCTCGACCTGTGGGAAAAGCGTAACGAGCGTGCGCGGATGTTATCCGGTGGCATGAAGCGCCGCCTGATGATTGCCCGCGCGCTGATGCACGAGCCGAAGCTGCTGATCCTTGATGAGCCGACGGCGGGCGTGGATATCGAACTGCGTCGCTCAATGTGGGGCTTCCTGAAGGATCTCAACGACAAAGGCACCACCATTATCCTGACCACGCACTACCTCGAAGAGGCGGAAATGCTGTGCCGTAACATCGGCATCATTCAGCACGGGGAGCTGGTGGAAAACACCTCGATGAAAAATCTGCTTTCCAAGCTCAAGTCTGAGACCTTTATTCTCGACCTTGCGGCGAAAAGCCCGCTGCCGAAGCTGGAAGGGTACAACTACCGCCTGGTCGACACCTCCACGCTTGAAGTGGAAGTGCTGCGCGAGCAGGGCGTTAACAGCGTGTTCGCACAGCTGAGCGCGCAGGGCGTGCAGGTATTAAGTATGCGTAACAAAGCGAACCGACTGGAAGAGCTGTTTGTCTCTCTGGTGCATGAAAAACAAGGAGACAAAGCATGA
- a CDS encoding fimbrial protein: MLFKPGKKTGLWVLSVGLMALSFGTYADNLDITFTANIRDTTCDMKIEGGSGDGSSNVIPIGTDGKVRLDYIILKNAKATTNFKLKMVSCPSSLTKLNTTISGSVSPLTTAIKNSLSGEGSAENIGVAISRTATPDAPFVINSSTDTQRLVWSSGEISAGEVSLLATLVETASGQGTTGNFSGIATFNFTYE, from the coding sequence ATGCTTTTTAAACCTGGGAAAAAAACAGGATTATGGGTGTTAAGTGTGGGGCTGATGGCACTGTCGTTCGGAACATACGCTGATAATCTCGATATCACCTTTACCGCTAATATCCGTGACACCACCTGCGATATGAAAATTGAAGGTGGCAGCGGTGATGGCTCCAGCAATGTTATTCCCATCGGTACAGACGGCAAGGTGCGCCTGGATTACATCATCCTTAAAAATGCCAAAGCAACGACAAATTTCAAACTCAAAATGGTCTCTTGCCCGTCAAGTCTGACAAAGCTGAACACAACCATTAGCGGTAGTGTCAGCCCACTGACTACGGCAATTAAAAATTCACTCTCCGGCGAGGGCAGCGCGGAGAATATTGGCGTGGCGATTTCTCGCACCGCCACTCCGGACGCCCCCTTTGTCATTAATTCATCCACTGATACTCAGCGCCTTGTCTGGTCGAGCGGAGAGATAAGTGCTGGTGAAGTTTCACTCCTGGCGACGCTGGTGGAAACCGCAAGCGGACAAGGCACGACCGGCAACTTTAGCGGTATCGCTACGTTTAATTTCACCTATGAATAA
- a CDS encoding fimbrial-like protein, with protein sequence MPWLVFCLGFPAAGFASSLEMEMTANIINNTCQVSIPDNGKVILPIVGRDWFYNSDGSPRLQPGDAAGGTRFEIQLKNCAESETGLAKTLHFEFKPQSGKFTESSQQVFANEIPDSGGGAENVGIVIFSEKDNTNVVNTSGTSNVIFDVSDQTESQYLTNYNFYARYQSTGIVSAGKVITSVLVNVIYN encoded by the coding sequence ATGCCATGGCTCGTCTTCTGTCTGGGGTTTCCCGCAGCAGGGTTTGCCTCGAGCCTGGAGATGGAGATGACAGCAAACATCATCAACAATACCTGCCAGGTGAGTATTCCGGATAATGGCAAAGTCATTTTACCGATCGTTGGCAGAGATTGGTTTTATAACTCAGATGGCAGCCCGCGACTCCAGCCCGGTGACGCAGCCGGGGGGACTCGCTTCGAAATACAGCTGAAAAACTGTGCAGAAAGTGAAACCGGGCTGGCTAAAACCCTGCATTTTGAGTTTAAACCTCAAAGTGGAAAATTTACCGAAAGCTCCCAGCAGGTGTTCGCCAATGAAATCCCCGACTCTGGGGGGGGAGCAGAGAATGTAGGAATTGTAATTTTTTCAGAAAAAGACAATACCAACGTGGTAAATACGTCAGGAACGTCAAATGTTATTTTTGATGTATCCGACCAAACCGAAAGTCAGTATTTAACAAACTATAATTTCTATGCCCGTTATCAAAGCACAGGGATCGTCAGCGCGGGAAAAGTTATCACAAGCGTACTGGTGAATGTTATTTACAATTAA
- a CDS encoding fimbrial protein StkG, with protein MFYTAGTGTTHFFIKGAGLALSIFAISFSASADLYECKFNGYSVQPISDVKGAKPTLVPLEYVSAPTKISGLIELQVNPGLYSWCQSGNDGERVYQKTDSSLVIGSVDGKALFKTNVTGIAYTLAMYPTSNAFNAFFPATTGSYVETANQADNSDVVKAKWWYARMEFYQLPSYAGVPASVTKIGPVAGNIGNIVVGNPWTSDESDHPRPLITIPDMGFNVPVEKPTCTLTAPKTVDLGEYDASDVENDNTQKVSAMVSGNCTNTRKITMKLTTSKTTGTDGSLLANTVSSNAAKGVGVLLKWPDNSLAVPNSTNSYTTTGNTIIPSFSESLTAQLVKSGTEKVTSGLFSAIGTLQITYE; from the coding sequence ATGTTTTATACAGCAGGGACCGGAACAACTCATTTCTTTATAAAAGGTGCAGGCCTTGCTTTGTCTATTTTTGCAATAAGTTTTTCTGCATCGGCAGATTTGTATGAATGTAAATTTAATGGATATAGCGTACAGCCTATTTCGGATGTCAAGGGTGCAAAGCCCACTCTCGTTCCCCTGGAGTACGTTAGCGCGCCAACTAAGATAAGTGGCCTTATTGAGTTGCAGGTGAATCCGGGACTCTATAGCTGGTGCCAATCAGGTAATGATGGAGAGCGCGTCTATCAGAAAACGGACAGCTCACTGGTCATCGGTAGCGTGGACGGGAAAGCACTCTTTAAAACTAACGTTACGGGGATCGCCTACACGCTGGCCATGTACCCGACCAGCAACGCTTTTAACGCATTTTTTCCTGCAACGACAGGAAGTTATGTAGAGACAGCCAATCAGGCAGATAATTCAGATGTGGTTAAAGCAAAATGGTGGTATGCCCGTATGGAATTTTATCAATTACCCTCATATGCTGGCGTGCCCGCGAGCGTCACAAAGATTGGCCCAGTAGCCGGAAATATTGGCAATATTGTCGTAGGTAACCCCTGGACCTCAGATGAAAGTGACCATCCGCGTCCGTTAATCACGATACCCGATATGGGCTTCAATGTTCCTGTTGAAAAACCGACCTGTACGCTTACGGCGCCAAAAACCGTAGACCTGGGGGAATATGATGCTTCCGATGTCGAAAACGATAACACGCAAAAAGTCTCTGCTATGGTGTCAGGGAATTGCACTAACACACGTAAAATCACGATGAAGTTGACCACCAGCAAGACAACCGGAACTGATGGCTCATTACTCGCCAATACCGTATCGTCAAATGCGGCAAAAGGCGTGGGCGTGTTACTGAAGTGGCCGGACAACAGCCTGGCGGTGCCTAATTCAACCAACAGCTATACAACAACAGGGAACACCATCATTCCGTCATTCAGCGAGTCTCTCACGGCTCAGTTGGTTAAGTCTGGTACAGAAAAAGTCACTTCAGGCTTGTTCAGCGCCATCGGCACGTTGCAGATCACCTACGAATAA
- a CDS encoding fimbrial protein, producing MKKTMTSLVLAMTAILPSVSLSAITGTTSVQATFTSTIEAGTCNAEIQDASGGPVSILPFGDVFKSDLVNQNRRESFKIAFTNCAGVKNATIQATPGAGGSCTGSARNGTSYDAGHNVGFEIWKGSVDSGSLLNCATAPATIVNLSNGAGKFEMDARIVIAKDKTISDVTTGSVSAPVTFVVTYQ from the coding sequence ATGAAAAAGACAATGACATCACTGGTGCTTGCGATGACTGCCATCCTGCCTTCCGTTTCTTTAAGCGCCATTACGGGTACGACAAGCGTTCAGGCCACGTTTACGTCCACTATTGAGGCGGGTACCTGTAATGCCGAGATTCAGGATGCAAGCGGGGGTCCTGTAAGCATTTTGCCGTTTGGCGATGTGTTTAAGTCCGATCTGGTGAACCAGAACCGAAGAGAGTCATTCAAAATCGCGTTCACCAACTGTGCCGGGGTAAAAAATGCCACCATTCAGGCCACGCCGGGTGCAGGTGGGTCCTGTACTGGCAGTGCCAGAAATGGAACCTCGTATGACGCCGGACATAACGTTGGTTTTGAAATCTGGAAAGGTTCTGTCGACTCAGGTTCCCTGCTGAACTGTGCCACGGCCCCGGCGACTATCGTCAACCTGTCTAACGGGGCGGGGAAATTTGAAATGGATGCACGCATCGTCATTGCTAAAGATAAAACCATTTCTGACGTGACCACCGGTTCGGTCAGCGCCCCTGTGACATTTGTCGTGACCTATCAATAA
- the hpt gene encoding hypoxanthine phosphoribosyltransferase translates to MKHTVEVMIPEAEIKARIAELGRQITEHYKDSGSEMVLVGLLRGSFMFMADLCREVQVSHEVDFMTASSYGSGMSTTRDVKILKDLDEDIRGKDVLIVEDIIDSGNTLSKVREILSLREPKSLAICTLLDKPSRREVQVPVEYVGFSIPDEFVVGYGIDYAQRYRHLPYVGKVVILDE, encoded by the coding sequence ATGAAACATACTGTTGAAGTGATGATCCCGGAAGCCGAGATCAAAGCGCGTATCGCCGAACTGGGTCGTCAAATCACCGAACATTACAAGGACAGCGGCAGCGAAATGGTGCTGGTCGGACTGTTACGTGGCTCTTTCATGTTCATGGCAGACCTGTGCCGTGAAGTGCAGGTGTCCCATGAGGTCGATTTTATGACCGCCTCCAGCTACGGCAGCGGCATGTCCACAACCCGTGATGTGAAAATCCTGAAAGACCTGGATGAAGATATTCGTGGCAAAGATGTGTTGATCGTTGAGGACATCATCGACTCCGGTAACACTCTCTCGAAAGTGCGCGAGATCCTGAGCCTGCGCGAGCCTAAATCGCTGGCGATTTGTACCCTGCTGGATAAACCGTCCCGCCGTGAAGTTCAGGTGCCGGTGGAATACGTGGGCTTCTCCATCCCGGATGAATTCGTGGTGGGTTACGGTATTGATTACGCGCAGCGTTATCGTCATCTGCCGTATGTCGGGAAAGTGGTGATTCTGGACGAGTAG
- the can gene encoding carbonate dehydratase has translation MNDIDTLISNNALWSKMLVEDDPGFFEKLAHAQKPRFLWIGCSDSRVPAERLTGLEPGELFVHRNVANLVIHTDLNCLSVVQYAVDVLEVEHIIICGHYGCGGVQAAVENTELGLIDNWLLHIRDIWFKHSSLLGEMPQERRLDTLCELNVMEQVYNLGHSTIMQSAWKRGQKVSVHGWAYGIHDGLLRNLEVTATNRETLEQRYRSGIANLKLKHVNHK, from the coding sequence ATGAACGACATAGATACACTCATCAGCAACAATGCACTATGGTCAAAAATGCTGGTGGAAGACGATCCCGGATTTTTTGAAAAACTGGCGCACGCGCAAAAACCGCGTTTTTTATGGATTGGATGCTCCGACAGCCGTGTACCTGCAGAACGCCTGACCGGTCTCGAACCGGGCGAACTCTTTGTTCACCGTAACGTTGCTAACCTGGTTATCCACACCGATCTCAACTGCCTTTCTGTTGTTCAGTATGCCGTGGATGTGCTTGAAGTCGAGCATATCATTATTTGCGGCCACTACGGTTGCGGCGGCGTTCAGGCCGCGGTGGAAAACACCGAACTGGGGTTAATCGACAACTGGCTGCTGCACATCCGCGATATCTGGTTCAAACATAGCTCACTGCTGGGCGAAATGCCGCAGGAGCGTCGCCTCGACACGCTGTGTGAGCTGAACGTGATGGAGCAGGTCTATAACCTGGGGCATTCCACCATCATGCAGTCCGCCTGGAAGCGCGGGCAGAAGGTCTCCGTTCACGGCTGGGCATACGGCATTCATGACGGATTACTGCGTAATCTGGAAGTGACCGCGACGAACCGCGAAACGCTGGAACAGCGCTACCGTTCGGGGATTGCTAACCTCAAGCTTAAGCACGTCAATCATAAATAA
- a CDS encoding PTS sugar transporter subunit IIA, which yields MLGWVITCHDEHAQDMLLKLEARFGPLVQCRAVNYWRGLSTNMLSRMMCDALHETDSGDGVIFLTDKSGAAPYRSAALMSHKHDNCEVISGISLPLLEIMYPCRESMSSDEFRQAIVAQGTPGVSSLWHQQQKNPPFVLLHDLYKN from the coding sequence ATGCTGGGATGGGTGATCACCTGCCACGACGAACACGCGCAGGATATGCTGCTGAAACTGGAAGCCCGGTTTGGTCCGCTGGTTCAGTGTCGTGCGGTAAATTACTGGCGGGGCTTAAGCACCAATATGCTGAGCCGTATGATGTGCGATGCGCTGCATGAAACCGACTCCGGCGATGGCGTCATTTTCCTGACTGACAAATCCGGCGCAGCGCCTTACCGTTCGGCCGCGTTGATGAGCCATAAGCATGACAATTGCGAAGTGATCTCCGGGATCAGCCTGCCGCTGCTGGAAATAATGTATCCATGCCGTGAATCAATGAGCAGCGACGAGTTTCGCCAGGCAATCGTGGCGCAAGGCACGCCAGGGGTCAGCAGTTTGTGGCATCAGCAGCAGAAAAACCCGCCTTTCGTCCTTCTGCACGATCTGTATAAGAATTAA